The genome window CCCTCGGGAGCGATAGAGGCCGTGGGGAGATACATGACTGTTGCCGAGGTGATAGACACGGTGGGCAGGGACGCCAGCTATTATCGGCGCACTGGCGGTGGGATGACCCTCTCCGGGGGCGAACCTCTGGTGCAATGGCAGTTCGCCTTGAAACTGCTACAGGAAGCTAAGAAAAAGGGGTTTCATACCACCCTGGATACTTCTGGTTATGCTGACTGGGAAGTGCTGGATGAGGTGCTTAACCATACTGACCTGGTGCTCTACGATGTTAAGCATCTGGACTCGGCAAGACACCGGGAAGCCACCGGGGTGCCGAATGAGCGGATCCTGGATAACCTGCGAAAGACGGTGGGGAAGGCGGCGATCAGGATATGGGTTAGGTATCCGGTTATCCCCCGGTTTAACGACACCGATGAGGAGATGGAGGAGCTATGCCGGTTTGTCCTCGCCGAAGTACCGTCGGTGGAGAAGCTATCGCTTCTTCCATATCACAAATTTGCCGAGACGAAGTATAATGCCCTAGGCAGAGAATATCCGTATAAGGGGATTCCTCTGCAAACTGAAGAGCGTATAGCGGATCTCAAGAAACTCGCCGAGTCCCACGGTCTGAGGGTAGATGTGGGTAGGTAGAGGGAAATTGCCCTTTTCCAATTTCTCGATAAAATCAACCACCTGTTACCTGAATGCATCCCCTTCTTGCTAAATGGATGGGGATTCCAGGACGCCTTCCTCCTTCAGCCTCTTTATCTCCTCTTCAGACATTTTCAGAATCTCGCGGCATATCTCATCTGTATGCTGGCCGAGGAGGGGAGCTGGCGAGCTCGGGGGAAGTGGCATCTCGGAGAACTTGAAAGGTATGCCTGGGTAAATTTTTTTCCCCACTATAGGGTGTTCTATTTCTATGATTGCTCCTCGCCATTTGAGCTGTGGATCCTCAATAGTATAAGGGGCTTTCTGGGCCACCCCAGCGGCTATCCCTACACCTTGCAAGGTTTCCATTACCTCTTGGGCATCGCGATTAGCGGTCCATTCCTCCACCAACCTGTCCAGCTCGTCTACGTTTATCAATCGTCCCAGGATATCAGTGAATTTAGGATCCTTAGTCCAGCCAGGATTGCCGAGGACATCGCAGAATCTCTGCCACTCATCATCAGTGAACACACTTATGGCACACCACTCATCTTCACCCTTACAGCGGTAGCAGCCGTGAGGGGCAGCGTAAGGGTTCCGATTCCCCATCGGCTTTTCAACCCGTTTATTTATGGTATAGTCCAGATAGACTTCGCCGATGAGGGTGGCTGCCACCTCTATCTGAGCCATATCGATGAACTGTCCCTTGCCAGTTCGGCGCCTATAATCAAGAGCAGCCAGGACAGCTACAACAGCCAGCTTACTGCACATATGGTCAGGCAGGGCTGCGTTGGAACCTACAGGATAGGGGTCATCAGGGTGCGCCCAGAGAGAGAGCATACCAGAGAAAGCGGAGAGCATCGGACCATAGGCCTCGTAGTCGCTGTAGGGTCCTCCACCACCAAAACCCTGGCTGCTAATATAGATGATATCAGGTTTGATCTGATTCACACCCTCATAGTCCAATCCAAAGCCCTTCATAACACCGCCACGGAAGTTCTCCCCTATGATATCACTCATCTTTATGAGCCGCTTAACGACCTCCCTTCCCTTCTCCGTCTTCAGGTTTATCCCCAAGCTCCGCTTACTGCGATTCGATTCATTAAACCCGGCACTACTATCGAGAGTTTGCCCCAGAGTTCTCGCGAAATCGGGGTTCCCCCTTGACTCTATCTTAATGACGTCAGCCCCAAACTCCCCCAAAATCTTGCCGAAGTCAGGGATTACAGCGCCAGTACCAAAGCTTATGACCCTTATTCCTTCCAGAGGGAATCCTGGCATTTTAACCTCCTTCCTACACAACACCAGCCCGCCTAAGGACTGACAGATCACCTTTTGAAAATCCCAGCTCCCTGCAATAGATCTCTTCATTGTGTTCACCAAGGCATGGGGCAGAGCGCCTTGTGCTGGCGGGCGTCTCCGTCCATTTATATGGCGGTCCCGGGTAGAGAGCCTTACCTATCACAGGATGGTTGACCTCGACAAAGAATTCTCTTGCCTTAGTATGGGGGTTATTGACGAAACCTGCTATATCGTGAATAGGAATAATGGGAACACCCTCCCTATGCCCCGCTTCAAAGAGCTCAAACATGGTATAGTTGGGAGTGAACTCAACCATAAGAGTGTAAAGATCCTCAGCGTTGCCAACTCGGTAGATAAAATCCTTCCATTCCGGTAAACGCAGCACCTCAGGGTCACCAAGCACCCGAACTAGGGCATTCCACTGCCCTGGGGTTATGGCGAGCACCCGAATATAGCCGTCTTTACAGGGGTATACGGGGTAAATGGCGTCTCCAAGTCGTACATCAGTCACTACTGTTATTCTCTCGTCAGTCAGGGCATGAGAATAGATTGGCACTAGCCAGGGGAAAAGACCTATACGTGAGCTTTCGTGCACTGCTGCGTCAATATACTGTCCCTTCCCTGTGGTGCCGCGATGATAGAGGGCAACGAGTATAGATATGGCAGCAAGCAGGGAAGTCGCATCATAGGCCGGTGTCCCTGGTAAGTTACATGGTACCTTTCCAGAGAAACCACTGCTGATCATGACGCCGCTCATGGCGAAGTCGACGATATCAGAGCCTTTCCAATCCTTATAGGGGCCGGTTTGACCAAACTCGGTGATGCTGGCCATGATAAGGCCAAGGTTTATCTCCTTGAGCACTGGGTAGTCAAGGCTTAGGCTTGCCATATAGCCAGGAGGATAGGTTTCCACTATAACATCCGCTGTCTTGACCAGCTTCTTGAAAATAGCCTTACCCTCGGAAGTCTCCAGGTCCAAGGTTATCCCCCGCTTGTTGGCGTGCCGATAAAGGAAATAGAGGCTCTTCTCCAGATGCGGTATATCATCCACAAACGGTGGGATGCTCCGGGTGGAGTCCCCTTGGGGTGGCTCAATCTTTATGACATCGGCGCCCAAATCCGCAAGCAACTTCGTACAGTAAGCGCCCTTACTATCAGCAAGATCCAGGATGCGGTATACACTCAAAGCACCTTCTTTTTGCTCCGCCACAATAGCACCTCTTACTTATGTATAAAGCTTACCTGCGAGTTCATGGAGACCCAGACTTATTAGTTTCTGTTTTGATGGGCGACCATCGGCCTGGAGACCTCTAGCAGGATAGTACTCCTTGAGCATAAGCTCCAGGTCAGGCACGGAACCCACGGCACCACCCTCTGAGGTTGGTGTCAGGATTTGCCTGGGCAGCCGATCATCTGCTGACGTTATACCCATCAGGTTACTGATACCTCTCTTTAAATTCCAGATCCTCTCACCACATTCCATTAGCTCGTTGAGGTCATAGTCAAATCCACTGGCTGATCTCATCAAGTCGACCAGATCCTCCGCATTTGTTACAGGGATGATTATATAACAGATCACTGCAGAATTGGCAATCTGCCCCAAATCCTGCGAGGTCTTTATTATCCTGCCCATACCCTCGCTTTCCTTTGCAATGACACCGGGATCTAAGCCTATC of Dehalococcoidia bacterium contains these proteins:
- a CDS encoding glycyl-radical enzyme activating protein encodes the protein MLDKSAEDRGVVFNVQRFSIHDGPGIRTTIFLKGCPLRCEWCSNPESMRLSSEIITRDIKCIRCGKCVEACPQQAITVVEDNRIIQWEKCNYCMKCAEVCPSGAIEAVGRYMTVAEVIDTVGRDASYYRRTGGGMTLSGGEPLVQWQFALKLLQEAKKKGFHTTLDTSGYADWEVLDEVLNHTDLVLYDVKHLDSARHREATGVPNERILDNLRKTVGKAAIRIWVRYPVIPRFNDTDEEMEELCRFVLAEVPSVEKLSLLPYHKFAETKYNALGREYPYKGIPLQTEERIADLKKLAESHGLRVDVGR
- a CDS encoding CoA transferase → MPGFPLEGIRVISFGTGAVIPDFGKILGEFGADVIKIESRGNPDFARTLGQTLDSSAGFNESNRSKRSLGINLKTEKGREVVKRLIKMSDIIGENFRGGVMKGFGLDYEGVNQIKPDIIYISSQGFGGGGPYSDYEAYGPMLSAFSGMLSLWAHPDDPYPVGSNAALPDHMCSKLAVVAVLAALDYRRRTGKGQFIDMAQIEVAATLIGEVYLDYTINKRVEKPMGNRNPYAAPHGCYRCKGEDEWCAISVFTDDEWQRFCDVLGNPGWTKDPKFTDILGRLINVDELDRLVEEWTANRDAQEVMETLQGVGIAAGVAQKAPYTIEDPQLKWRGAIIEIEHPIVGKKIYPGIPFKFSEMPLPPSSPAPLLGQHTDEICREILKMSEEEIKRLKEEGVLESPSI
- a CDS encoding CoA transferase; its protein translation is MAEQKEGALSVYRILDLADSKGAYCTKLLADLGADVIKIEPPQGDSTRSIPPFVDDIPHLEKSLYFLYRHANKRGITLDLETSEGKAIFKKLVKTADVIVETYPPGYMASLSLDYPVLKEINLGLIMASITEFGQTGPYKDWKGSDIVDFAMSGVMISSGFSGKVPCNLPGTPAYDATSLLAAISILVALYHRGTTGKGQYIDAAVHESSRIGLFPWLVPIYSHALTDERITVVTDVRLGDAIYPVYPCKDGYIRVLAITPGQWNALVRVLGDPEVLRLPEWKDFIYRVGNAEDLYTLMVEFTPNYTMFELFEAGHREGVPIIPIHDIAGFVNNPHTKAREFFVEVNHPVIGKALYPGPPYKWTETPASTRRSAPCLGEHNEEIYCRELGFSKGDLSVLRRAGVV